GGTTGACACTTTCGGGTAATCAAACGCCCGGATTCAACCATGCCCTGGGAAGCAAAAAACACCATGAATCTCCGCGAAGAATTCGTCAGCCTGGCCGCCACACAGGCCCTGTCATTCAGCGAGCTATGCCGGCGCTACCGGATCAGCCGCCAGACCGGCTACAAGTGGCTGGACCGTCACAAGGCCGAAGGCCCCGGCGGGCTGGCCGACCGCTCCCGACGCCCGCACCACAGCCCCCTGCGCTCACCTGAACACATCGAAGCGCGGGTGCTGGAACTGCGTCGCGAACATGGCTGGGGCGGACGCAAGATCGAACGGCGCCTGAGGGATCTGGGTGAGACAGAGGTGCCCGCGCCCGCCACGATCACCGAAATCCTGCGGCGCCACGGGCTCATCGATGAACAGGCGTCGCAGCAGCGCCAGCACTGGCAGCGCTTCGAGCACGCGCATCCGAACCTGCTGTGGCAGATGGACTTCAAGGGCGACGTCCAGACGCTGAAGGATGGGCGCTGCATGCCGCTGACGGTCATCGACGATCACTCGCGCTACAACCTCGTGCTGAGCGCCTGCTCGCGTACGACCACACAGGTCGTGCAGGCCGAGCTTGAGCGCGCGTTCCGCTGCTACGGGCTGCCCGCGCGCATCAACACCGACAATGGGGCGCCGTGGGGCTCGCCCGGCGCGCCGGGGCAGCTCACCGAACTCGCGGTCTGGCTGATCCGGCTGGGCATCGAGGTGAGCTACAGCCGGCCGTATCACCCGCAGACCAATGGCAAGGACGAACGGTTTCACCGCACGCTGAAGGCCGAAGTGCTGGACCGGCAGACCTTCAGCACGCATGCGCACATGCAGCAGGCACTGGATCGCTGGCGGCACGTGTACAACGTCGAACGTCCGCACGAGGCACTGGGGATGGCCACGCCCATCACGCGCTACGCGTGCAGCCTGCGCGCGATGCCCGGGCGGCTGCCCGAGCCCGAATACGGCTGCGGCGATGAAGTGTTGCGGGTCAATGCCAGCGGCGAGGTGCGCCTGCGCGGCGAGAAACTCAAGCTATCGATCGCGCTCAAGGGGCTGCAGGTAGCAGCCCGCATGAGCGAGAAGGAAGACGGGGTGATCGAGATATGGTTTGCCCATCAGCGGGTCGCAAAACTTGACCTGAAGGCTCCCAAACCCTGACCATCAGGTGTCAACGATGTCCCCGTACAGGTGTCAACCATGTCTCCAGTCTGTACACCGCTGCAAAGAAAAGTAGGTGCTGCCCCGCACAGGGGCAACGCCTGAAGCACCGATACGAATTCGCGGATGCCAGCGCAGCAAAAAGCAAAAAGCAAAAAGCAAAAAGCAAAAAGCAAAAAGCAAAAAGCAAAAAGCAAAAAGCAAAAAGCAAAAAGCAAAAAGCAAAAAGCAAAAACCCACACTGCGCCGCAACAACTCTTGTTGCTACACTTCGCGTAGCGTTCAATCCCATACCGCCATGAAACCATCCCTGCTGGTACTGATCCCTCTCAGCGACGAAAGTCGCACCCACATCGCGGCATCGTTCGAAGTCAGCTACGCGCCAACGCACGAAGCACGCAAAGAAGCCATCGCAACGGAGGGCGCGCAGATCCGCGCTGTGTTGACTAACGGCACGACGGGCTTGACGGCGCCAGAGATCGACGCCATGCCCGCACTCGAATTCGTCAGCGCGCTCGGCGCAGGCTACGAAAACATTGCGACGGACCACGCGCGCGCACGCGGCATCGTGCTCGCGAACGGCGCAGGTACTAACGACGACTGCGTCGCCGATCACGCAATGGCCTTGCTGCTCGCAGTGGTCCGCGACGTGCCGCAACGCGATCGCGCAACACGCGAAGGCATCTGGCGCGACGCGCTTCCGATGCGTCCGTCCGTATCGGGCAAACGGCTCGGCGTGATCGGCCTCGGCAATATCGGGCGGAAGGTTGCGCGGCGCGCAGCGGGCTTCGATATCGAAGTCGCGTATCACAACCGCAAGCCGCGCGAGGGCGCCACGTGGCGCTATTTCGCCGACGTAAATGAACTCGCGCGCTGGAGCGACTATCTGGTCGTTGCAACGCCGGGTGGACCGTCGACGCATCATCTGATCAACCGCGATGTTCTCGAAGCGCTGGGCCCGAAGGGCTTTCTGGTGAACGTGTCGCGCGGCAGCGTCGTCGATACGGCGGCGCTCGCGCACGCGTTGAGCCACGGCGTCATTGCGGGCGCAGGGCTCGATGTGTACGAAGGCGAACCGCAGCCGCCGCAGGCGCTGCTGCCTCTGACCAATGTCGTGCTCACGCCGCATGTTGCGGGCACGTCGCCGGAATCGACCGGCGCTTCCGTCGATAACTTCATCACCAACGCCACGCGTCACTTCGCGGGCGAAGATGTGTTGACACCCATCTGATCGTTCACACAGAGGATCTTTGACGTCATGGCCAAACATACGGCGCTGATCGAATGGAGCAGTAACGGCAGCAAGTTCACCGACAACCGCTATAGCCGCGCGCATCAATGGACGTTCGACGGCGGCGCAATCGTACCTGCATCGAGTTCGCCTCACGTCGTGCGCGTGCCTTTCTCGGATCCCGCCGCTGTCGACCCGGAAGAAGCCTACGTTGCCGCGCTGTCGAGCTGCCACATGCTGTGGTTTCTTTCGATCGCGGCAGAGCAGGGCTACGTCGTCACGTCGTATCGCGATGAAGCCGAAGGCACGATGGCGAAGAACGACGCGGGCAAGGAAGTGGTCACGCGCGTCGTGTTGAAGCCCGCTGTTGCATTCGCGGGATCGAAAGCGCCCAGCAATGAAGCGCTCGCGCATCTGCATCACCTCGCACACGACTCCTGCTTTCTGGCCAATTCGGTGAAGACGGTGATCGATGTCGAAGGCAGCTGGAGTTTCAGCGAGCTTTGATCCGCGAATGGCGTGGCGCAAAAAAAGGCCGACCATCAAAGGTCGGCCACAAAAGATTCCGGTTTTTTCCGAGGGCCATGCTGCCGGAACCTGAGAGACTGTCATTGTCTCGCGGCGACACTGAAGGCTTGCTTAAGCGCACGACCCATAAAGAAACATTCGTTGCACGATAGCTAAACAATTATGTCTATGTAGTAAGGCTGACACGCTGCGTCGTTGTGTGTGAATTTGCGTTTTTTTCATCAGCATTTCTTAAGCTTTGCGCGCTATGATGTGCGCCCTCGTCTTCGGCAGTCACCGGTAAGCACTGCGCTAATCGAATCGACCGATTCAGATTTACCGGTTCCTTCTTTCCGTCACGCCCGCCGTGCAGTATTTTCCTCGTTGTATAGCCGGATAATGGGGAACAAGTTCTGAGCCGGGAACGCTACAAATTACCGCTGTGTTGTGTTCGCCACAGTGGATTTTTACGAATGTAAAGGATCGTTACTCGCGTAACCGTGATGCGTTATGCGGCATTCGCGCTATCTCCCTTCTGTCGCTTTATCGGCGCGGCTCACGTGCTCGCCGCCATCTTCCCGCCCGTAAATGCCGCAGCGCGAAGTTGCATGTAGACGTTTTCAAACGGTAACAACCGGCCGTATTGATGCATCTGCTATTCCGCTACTTTTTAGTCACCGATCGCTGACGTTAAAACGGGGGACGTGAGTGGTCGGTACTTATTCGATCATTCGAGGCGGGCTAACCGATCACACCATGAATCTAAATCTGAAACGGCTCTATCACGTCTGCAATCCCGAACGCGCATGTCTCGACGGAAATCTTCCGTCGCTGCAATGGCGTATCCGCAGCATCGACATTCGAGAACGACAAGGTGCCGCGTTGCTCGCGAACGATCGTGCCGCAGGTTTGATCGAATTTCCTTCTCTGAGCATTCCCGCCGACCTGAATGAAGTCGACGAACTCACGCGTTCGAGTGCAGCCATCAGCTGGGTCGCCGTCGTCACCAATGCGCATCTCGAGGACCCGGAAATCGGGCGCATCGTGCGCACGCGTTGCGTGAGTTATATCCGCCTGCCCGCAGCAGCGGAAACGATCGCGCAGGAACTCGATCGCGCCTATGAGATGTCGGCCGCTGATTCGACCGAGTACAAGAGCGGCAATACGGCCAATACGGGAGCGCTTGCGATGATCGGCGCGAGCGCTTCGATGGGCGAAGTGCGCGCGGCAATACGGACTGCATCCGAACACGAACGCGCGGTGACGATCGTCGGCGAATCGGGGAGTGGCAAGGCGCTGACAGCATCGTCGATTCATCTGGGTTCGGCGCGCAGAGAAGGGCCGTTCGTCTCGATCGATTGTGCAGCGTACGCGCCTGAGCGCGTGGAAGCGGAAATATTTGGCGTAGGGGAGACTAAAGTCGAAACGGGCAATCAGCGATCTCGCCTGAGCATGGCGGAGGGCGGCTCACTGTATATCGACGGCATCTGCGAACTGCCGCTTGCAGCACAAGAACGGCTCGCGGATCTGATCGATGACGGTGCGTGCAATGTGCGCATCATCTGCTCGACACATATCGACCTGCAGCGCGCTGCAGACGAAGCCCGTCTGCACGCGCGTCTTTTTTCGGCGCTGTCGTCCGCGACGATTGTCATTCCACCGCTGCGCGAACGCGGCCCGGACATCCGTCTGCTCGCGGCGCATCTGCTGAAGAGCTTCCGTTCCGATTCGCGGCATCAGGTGCAGGGTTTTTCGGTGTGCGCGTGGGAAGCGTTCGATACGCACACCTGGCCCGGCAACGTGCGCGAAATGATCAACCGTATCCGTCATGCTATCGTGGCCAGTAACGGGCCGCTGATCAGTGCGACGGATCTGGGTTTCGAACATATCTCCAGCATGCCGATGATGCGGGCGTCGGACGAAACCGACGACATTCCCGAATGGGACGCCGTCGAACTGGCCGTCGCACGAAATCAGGGCCGGCTCGACGCGGCGGCGACGGAATTGCATATCTCGAAGGTATTGCTGGCGCGCATGCTCGCGTCGAATGCCAGGCGGGCCGTGGCGACGCCCGGCGCGCTGCGGATGGACTCGGCATAAGCGGCTGACGAAGCGCCTGTTTGCGAGGCGAAATGAGCCTCGCAAACAGGCATCTCCAGCGCGCCTCACGAACGGTTACACAATCCTTTTTTGTGTAGCACCTTTTCCACTTTCTGCGCGCTATGCTTGGCCTCAACCATGCAGCGCACGCACTTCGAACCGTACCTGCCCCGATTTTTTATCTGTTTTATTTGAATTTTTTCGCGGATTTTTTTTCTTCCGTTCAATGCCGTTATTTGTATGTTCTGAACCATGAGAGAGCCCTATCGCGCCGTTCACCGCTATCCGCGTAACGACTCGGGACGCGACTTCGTCGTGGGAGATATACACGGCTGCTTCGCGCAACTGCGCGCGGAGCTCGAAGCGCGCAACTTCGATCCGCAACGCGACCGGCTGTTCGCAGTCGGCGATCTCGTCGATCGCGGGCCGCAGTCGGAGCATCTGCTCGAAGCCGTCGAGCGATATGGCATCAGGTCGGTGAAGGGCAATCACGAAGATGTGATCGTGCGTTGGCATGCCGGCGAAGAACAGGCGTTTTCGCTGTTGGGTAATGGCGGAAACTGGCTACTCGATCGCGCGGAAGAACGCGAATGGGTCAACGAGATTGCCGCGTATATGGCCTCGCTGCCGTATCTGATCGAGATCGAAACCGAACACGGACTCGTCGGTATCGTGCACGCCGATTCGCCTGTTTCCGACTGGAACCGGCTGGTCGGCGAAATCGAACGGGAAAAGGCGGACGGCAAGACGCGCCGCAAGGCGATCTGGTCGCGCACGCGCTGGAAAACTTATCAGCCGCATCCGTCGCCGTCGCGTAACACGTTGCGCAGTCTGCTGGACAAGGCGAAGCACAGCGTGCGTGCGCAGTCGCATGCGCCGGGCCGGATCGACAACGTGACGGCCGTGATCGTCGGCCATACGCCCGTGGCGGGCGTCACCGCGAAAGACAACGTGATCAACATCGACACGGGCGCGGTCTACGGCGGCAAGCTCACGATCGTCGATCTCGCGGATCTGCCTAAATGGGTCGATGTGTCGGCAGGTCAATCCGTCGATGCCGCCGGGCAAGCCCGGCGCGAGCCTGTGATGGAAACGAGTGCCGCGCGCATCGGCGAGCCCGTATTCGCCGACACCATGGTCAGAGCCGAAGTGCCCGAACTGGCGGAAAGTCTGGTGGACACGGACATGCCCGTGATGACAGAGCACGCCGCGACTGCAAGCGAAGCGGTCGTCGAGCGTCCTGCGACGACAGAGGTCCCGCACAGCGCGCCGCGTCCCGCATCTGAAGCGAAAGTCGCTGAAGCAAAACCCGTCGAGGCAAAACCCGCGCTGCAACCGTCATCGTTCACTGCAAACACCATGCACATCACGGTACGCATGAGCATGTTCAACATCGTGAGCGAGCGGCAGCAGGGTGCTGCCAATACCGCAGCGCGTTCGCGTCGACGCTAACGGTTCAGTCGGCGTGCATCCATCCCAAGACGTTTCAGCAGATCGCGTCCACGCGCGCTGATCTGCAATGCGGCAACGCCGCCGCGAAGCTCGTGCACTTCGACGAGTTCATAGCGCCGCAACGCCAATACATCGGGGTCGAGCGATTCGATACGGCGCTCATGGCTATTCAACAGCATGAGCGTCGCGAGTTCGTGAGGGCTCAACATTCGGACACCTCCGTAGACAAGTGAGCGATCAGTGCTCACATGCTAGTCGGATGGCACGACAGTTTGACTACGGACGTGTTTCATCACGTTACGTCGTTACAGGTCTGACGGTAGCGAAAGGCGGCGGTTTGCGCCGTGTGCGCAACGCATGCGTGTTTCGACGCCGTCACGGCGCGATGAGGATGCTGTAACAGGCTTACGCGAGGGAAAGCCCGTTACAGCCAGTGGAAAGGATGTGTGCGCCTGCGTGTATCAACGCGCGTCGTCGGCGGTGACGCGCCACTCTGACGCATCGTCATCGACATGCGACACGAGCGTTTCGAGCGACAGCCCCTTCGTTTCGATGCCGAGCACCCACACGGCGAGCGCCGCCACGCCGAACGACAGCGCGCCGAGCGTGAACACGCCGCCTTGTCCGAAGATGGGCAACACCACGCCGACCGCGTACGGGCCGATCAGCGAACCGACGCGGCCGATCGCCGATGCAAAGCCCGAGCCCGTGGCCCGCGCGCCCGTGCCGTAGAGTTCAGGCGTGTACGTGTAGAGCACGGCCCACATGCCGAACAGGAAGAACTGCATCGCGAGACCTGTGCAGATCAGCAGCGTAATGCTGTCGGCGTGCAATGCGGTTTGCCCGTACGCATAGGCCATCACGCCGCCGCCCAACAGCGACGCGATACACGTCGGCTTGCGTCCCCAACGTTCGACAAGCCACGCAGCGCACAAAAATCCGGGCACGCCGCCCAACGAAATGAGCACCGTGTACAGCACCGATTTCGTCACGGCGAAGCCCGCCTGCTGCATCAATGCGCCGAGCCACGACGTGAGCCCGTAGAAGCCCAGCAGCGCGAAGAACCACAGCGCCCAGACCATGACGGTGCGCCGGCGATACGCGGCGCTCCAGATTTCGCGGAATGCGCCGTGTTTCGATGGTTCGGCAGAATCCGCGAGCATCGACGGCGCGGGCAGCGAACGCAGTCCTTTCGATTTCATCACCTTCGCTTCGATCGAACCCAGCACGGCATCGGCTTGTGCGAGACGTCCGCGATGTTCGAGCCAGCGCGGCGATTCGGGCACGATGCGCCGCACGATCAGCACGAACACGGCAGGAATGGCGAGCAGCGCGAACACGGTGCGCCAGCCGAAATGCGGCAGCACGAAGAACGACACACAGCCCGCCGTGATGAAACCCAGCGGCCAGAAGCCGTCCATCAGCGCGACGAGACGGCCGCGCGAAGCCGTCGGCACGAATTCCGACAGCAGCGTCTGCGCGATGGGGAACTCCATGCCCATGCCGATACCGAGCAGCACGCGATACACGATCAGCGCATCGACGCTCTGCGCCGTCGAGCACAGATACGACGCTGCGCCCCACAAAACCATGCTCCACTGAAACACCGGACGACGCCCGAAGCGATCGGCGAACAGGCCCGCAACGGCGGCGCCGAGCACCATGCCGAAGAAGCTCGCGCTCGCGACGAGGCCAGCCGTTGCGCTCGACAGTC
This genomic interval from Paraburkholderia sabiae contains the following:
- a CDS encoding IS481 family transposase, translating into MPWEAKNTMNLREEFVSLAATQALSFSELCRRYRISRQTGYKWLDRHKAEGPGGLADRSRRPHHSPLRSPEHIEARVLELRREHGWGGRKIERRLRDLGETEVPAPATITEILRRHGLIDEQASQQRQHWQRFEHAHPNLLWQMDFKGDVQTLKDGRCMPLTVIDDHSRYNLVLSACSRTTTQVVQAELERAFRCYGLPARINTDNGAPWGSPGAPGQLTELAVWLIRLGIEVSYSRPYHPQTNGKDERFHRTLKAEVLDRQTFSTHAHMQQALDRWRHVYNVERPHEALGMATPITRYACSLRAMPGRLPEPEYGCGDEVLRVNASGEVRLRGEKLKLSIALKGLQVAARMSEKEDGVIEIWFAHQRVAKLDLKAPKP
- a CDS encoding 2-hydroxyacid dehydrogenase, with product MKPSLLVLIPLSDESRTHIAASFEVSYAPTHEARKEAIATEGAQIRAVLTNGTTGLTAPEIDAMPALEFVSALGAGYENIATDHARARGIVLANGAGTNDDCVADHAMALLLAVVRDVPQRDRATREGIWRDALPMRPSVSGKRLGVIGLGNIGRKVARRAAGFDIEVAYHNRKPREGATWRYFADVNELARWSDYLVVATPGGPSTHHLINRDVLEALGPKGFLVNVSRGSVVDTAALAHALSHGVIAGAGLDVYEGEPQPPQALLPLTNVVLTPHVAGTSPESTGASVDNFITNATRHFAGEDVLTPI
- a CDS encoding OsmC family protein, giving the protein MAKHTALIEWSSNGSKFTDNRYSRAHQWTFDGGAIVPASSSPHVVRVPFSDPAAVDPEEAYVAALSSCHMLWFLSIAAEQGYVVTSYRDEAEGTMAKNDAGKEVVTRVVLKPAVAFAGSKAPSNEALAHLHHLAHDSCFLANSVKTVIDVEGSWSFSEL
- a CDS encoding sigma-54-dependent transcriptional regulator, which produces MNLNLKRLYHVCNPERACLDGNLPSLQWRIRSIDIRERQGAALLANDRAAGLIEFPSLSIPADLNEVDELTRSSAAISWVAVVTNAHLEDPEIGRIVRTRCVSYIRLPAAAETIAQELDRAYEMSAADSTEYKSGNTANTGALAMIGASASMGEVRAAIRTASEHERAVTIVGESGSGKALTASSIHLGSARREGPFVSIDCAAYAPERVEAEIFGVGETKVETGNQRSRLSMAEGGSLYIDGICELPLAAQERLADLIDDGACNVRIICSTHIDLQRAADEARLHARLFSALSSATIVIPPLRERGPDIRLLAAHLLKSFRSDSRHQVQGFSVCAWEAFDTHTWPGNVREMINRIRHAIVASNGPLISATDLGFEHISSMPMMRASDETDDIPEWDAVELAVARNQGRLDAAATELHISKVLLARMLASNARRAVATPGALRMDSA
- a CDS encoding metallophosphoesterase, whose protein sequence is MREPYRAVHRYPRNDSGRDFVVGDIHGCFAQLRAELEARNFDPQRDRLFAVGDLVDRGPQSEHLLEAVERYGIRSVKGNHEDVIVRWHAGEEQAFSLLGNGGNWLLDRAEEREWVNEIAAYMASLPYLIEIETEHGLVGIVHADSPVSDWNRLVGEIEREKADGKTRRKAIWSRTRWKTYQPHPSPSRNTLRSLLDKAKHSVRAQSHAPGRIDNVTAVIVGHTPVAGVTAKDNVINIDTGAVYGGKLTIVDLADLPKWVDVSAGQSVDAAGQARREPVMETSAARIGEPVFADTMVRAEVPELAESLVDTDMPVMTEHAATASEAVVERPATTEVPHSAPRPASEAKVAEAKPVEAKPALQPSSFTANTMHITVRMSMFNIVSERQQGAANTAARSRRR
- a CDS encoding MFS transporter, with product MPTTASAKRASAAARLERLPFSGYHRTIFIIIAIAFFFDSVDLGTMTFVLGSIKTEFGLSSATAGLVASASFFGMVLGAAVAGLFADRFGRRPVFQWSMVLWGAASYLCSTAQSVDALIVYRVLLGIGMGMEFPIAQTLLSEFVPTASRGRLVALMDGFWPLGFITAGCVSFFVLPHFGWRTVFALLAIPAVFVLIVRRIVPESPRWLEHRGRLAQADAVLGSIEAKVMKSKGLRSLPAPSMLADSAEPSKHGAFREIWSAAYRRRTVMVWALWFFALLGFYGLTSWLGALMQQAGFAVTKSVLYTVLISLGGVPGFLCAAWLVERWGRKPTCIASLLGGGVMAYAYGQTALHADSITLLICTGLAMQFFLFGMWAVLYTYTPELYGTGARATGSGFASAIGRVGSLIGPYAVGVVLPIFGQGGVFTLGALSFGVAALAVWVLGIETKGLSLETLVSHVDDDASEWRVTADDAR